In one Arenibacter antarcticus genomic region, the following are encoded:
- a CDS encoding DUF3748 domain-containing protein, whose amino-acid sequence MNSNSTYIDLENLQEVQLTNNPAGHFLNQRQAFSPHDKFLVFDNRNDDSKIGENAYIQLVDVDSKVITTIYELQNQTVVGPGSGAVSFHPFKNEVLFIHGLMNASKEHPYGITRRFAMQVDMDNSNTADPLEARDVKAPFTKGALRGGTHAYSYSSDGQFVSFTYNDEILENESNNNPNVSDLRTVGALLLGEKLTITGEKNKENFDGNSFAILLAEVKANPQFGSDEISKAYEECWVGDSGYVKTNGGNQKRALAFLGDVVSESGQKVTEVFIADIPEDISNLKNSVNTGSKTTLPSIPTGVKQRRLTFTTENKHPGVSGPRQWLRSSPDGSSLYFYQTDNNEIVQLYSVSPNGGKIKAITNNNFSPDTSFALSADGKYLAYGSQEALYVTAVENGETTLVLPASVNKGTHLSNINWSNSGYTIAYNRKVDYNGETFYQIFTLNLTKTLNQ is encoded by the coding sequence ATGAATAGTAATAGCACATATATTGATTTAGAAAATTTACAAGAAGTTCAGCTTACCAACAATCCCGCGGGGCACTTTTTAAATCAGAGGCAGGCTTTTTCACCTCATGATAAATTCCTTGTTTTTGACAATAGAAATGATGATTCTAAAATTGGCGAGAATGCTTATATTCAGTTGGTTGACGTTGACTCTAAGGTGATTACAACCATCTATGAACTACAAAATCAAACTGTAGTTGGACCAGGTTCTGGAGCAGTTAGTTTTCATCCTTTCAAGAACGAGGTACTCTTTATACATGGATTGATGAATGCTTCCAAAGAGCATCCTTATGGAATTACAAGAAGGTTTGCCATGCAGGTTGATATGGATAATTCAAATACGGCTGACCCCCTGGAGGCACGGGACGTGAAAGCACCTTTTACGAAAGGAGCATTGCGCGGAGGCACTCACGCGTATTCATACAGCTCAGATGGTCAGTTTGTTAGCTTTACCTACAATGATGAAATTTTAGAAAATGAATCAAACAACAATCCTAATGTAAGTGACTTGCGAACCGTAGGAGCTCTTCTTCTAGGCGAAAAATTGACTATCACTGGAGAAAAAAACAAGGAAAACTTCGATGGGAATAGTTTTGCCATTTTACTAGCGGAAGTAAAAGCAAACCCTCAATTTGGATCAGATGAAATCAGTAAAGCTTACGAAGAATGTTGGGTTGGAGATAGTGGTTATGTGAAGACCAATGGAGGTAATCAAAAACGAGCCCTAGCATTTTTAGGGGATGTAGTTTCAGAATCTGGGCAAAAAGTGACAGAGGTGTTCATCGCCGATATTCCTGAGGATATTTCAAACCTTAAAAACTCGGTGAATACAGGAAGCAAAACAACATTGCCTTCTATTCCTACAGGTGTAAAACAACGAAGACTAACTTTCACTACTGAAAATAAGCACCCAGGTGTTTCAGGTCCAAGGCAATGGCTAAGAAGCTCCCCAGATGGGAGCTCCCTATATTTTTATCAAACAGATAATAATGAAATAGTGCAGCTCTATTCAGTGTCTCCAAACGGAGGGAAAATTAAAGCAATTACCAATAATAACTTTTCTCCAGATACTTCTTTCGCCTTAAGTGCAGATGGAAAATACCTTGCCTACGGTTCCCAAGAAGCACTTTATGTGACTGCAGTTGAAAATGGAGAAACAACACTTGTATTGCCTGCTTCAGTTAATAAAGGCACTCACCTTAGTAATATTAACTGGTCTAATTCTGGCTATACCATCGCATATAACAGGAAGGTAGATTACAATGGAGAAACCTTTTACCAAATTTTTACCTTAAATCTTACAAAAACTTTAAATCAATAA
- a CDS encoding VCBS repeat-containing protein codes for MKHLVIVSAFLSLSTLFSCSNAKTSKVKSDSESKDFEIVKYNNPNTTSYLGVGLWAWPLPMDFDGDGDMDLLVSCPDKPFNGLYYFENTSGDDFPDFAPPVRLGDAIKNVQVSHTAQGVRVNVPGAELSDFKNNLGTIVEELYDADELKEGLTKVRFNQWKRVDYDGDGDLDIAVGIDDWSDYGWDNAFNDAGKWVNGPLHGYVFLLENVNGKFENRGKIKAGGKTLDVYGAPSPNFADFDGDGDLDLICGEFLDRLTYFENVGTRENPEYKEGVFLYNTKGLIKMDLEMIIPIAVDWDKDGHVDLVVGDEDGRVALIRNTGTLIDNVPQFESPRYFRQQSDNLKFGALATPVSVDWDNDGDEDIITGNSAGYFAFIENLGGGENPVWEEPKLLEIDGEPIRIQAGENGSIQGPAEAKWGYTTLSVADWDGDGIKDIIFNSIWGKIEWIRNTGSGLEPPKPIKVERVNVLTTSPSWNWWESEPDELVTQWRTSPYAIDWDKDGVTDLVMLDHEGYLSFFKGVNTNGEQAILPGKRIFYGDKASEYTNKDKAVNEVGGPLRLNNADAGGSGRRKISFVDWDNDGDLDLLVNSVNVTLFENISQEADKIIFRYKGPLSEKILAGHTTSPTYVDWDKDGVWEILVGAEDGHFYHFKR; via the coding sequence ATGAAACATCTTGTTATAGTTAGCGCATTTCTAAGCTTATCCACTTTATTCTCATGTTCCAATGCTAAAACGTCGAAAGTAAAGAGCGACTCAGAGTCAAAAGATTTTGAAATTGTGAAGTATAACAATCCAAATACTACTTCTTATTTAGGTGTTGGTCTTTGGGCTTGGCCATTACCTATGGATTTTGACGGTGATGGAGATATGGATCTGTTAGTTTCGTGTCCAGACAAGCCATTCAATGGGCTGTATTATTTTGAGAATACATCAGGAGATGATTTTCCCGATTTTGCACCGCCGGTTCGCTTAGGGGATGCAATTAAAAATGTTCAGGTTTCTCATACAGCACAGGGCGTTCGAGTTAATGTTCCCGGTGCTGAATTATCAGATTTTAAAAATAATTTGGGGACTATCGTGGAAGAATTATATGATGCCGATGAACTGAAAGAAGGCCTTACCAAAGTTAGATTCAATCAATGGAAGAGGGTTGATTATGATGGTGATGGCGATCTTGATATAGCTGTAGGTATTGATGATTGGTCGGATTATGGATGGGACAATGCATTTAATGATGCGGGAAAATGGGTTAATGGTCCGTTACATGGCTATGTTTTTTTGCTTGAAAATGTAAATGGGAAATTTGAAAATCGAGGTAAAATTAAAGCTGGAGGAAAAACTCTCGATGTTTATGGGGCACCTTCCCCAAACTTCGCTGATTTTGATGGCGATGGCGATTTGGATTTAATCTGTGGTGAATTTTTAGATCGTCTCACCTATTTTGAAAATGTAGGTACCCGAGAAAACCCAGAGTATAAGGAAGGAGTTTTTCTTTATAATACTAAAGGATTAATTAAAATGGACCTTGAAATGATTATCCCAATTGCTGTAGATTGGGATAAAGATGGCCATGTTGACTTAGTAGTGGGTGATGAAGATGGAAGGGTTGCACTAATTAGAAATACAGGAACTTTAATAGACAATGTGCCACAGTTTGAATCTCCAAGATATTTCCGACAACAATCTGACAATCTTAAGTTCGGTGCCTTAGCTACCCCAGTGAGTGTTGATTGGGACAATGACGGAGATGAAGATATTATTACTGGTAATTCAGCAGGATATTTTGCTTTTATTGAAAACCTTGGCGGAGGTGAAAACCCAGTATGGGAGGAACCAAAACTTCTTGAAATTGATGGGGAACCTATTCGCATTCAGGCAGGTGAAAATGGTTCTATTCAAGGTCCTGCCGAAGCAAAGTGGGGTTATACGACACTTTCTGTAGCAGACTGGGACGGGGATGGTATTAAGGATATAATTTTCAATTCTATTTGGGGGAAAATTGAATGGATTAGAAATACAGGCTCTGGCTTAGAACCCCCTAAACCTATTAAAGTGGAGCGAGTAAACGTACTTACAACTTCTCCTAGCTGGAATTGGTGGGAATCAGAGCCAGATGAATTGGTTACCCAGTGGAGAACTAGCCCTTATGCTATAGATTGGGATAAAGATGGTGTCACGGATTTGGTTATGTTAGATCATGAAGGCTATCTGTCATTTTTTAAAGGGGTAAATACAAATGGCGAGCAGGCAATTCTCCCTGGCAAAAGAATTTTCTACGGGGATAAAGCTTCGGAATATACCAATAAGGACAAAGCAGTAAACGAGGTAGGAGGTCCATTACGATTGAATAATGCTGATGCTGGAGGGAGTGGAAGAAGAAAAATCAGTTTTGTGGATTGGGATAACGATGGTGATTTAGATCTGCTTGTAAATAGTGTGAATGTTACTCTATTTGAGAATATAAGTCAAGAAGCTGATAAAATTATCTTCCGCTATAAAGGCCCCCTATCTGAAAAAATATTAGCCGGGCATACCACTAGTCCAACCTATGTTGATTGGGATAAAGACGGCGTCTGGGAAATTTTAGTAGGTGCTGAGGACGGACATTTTTATCATTTTAAAAGATAA
- a CDS encoding dihydrodipicolinate synthase family protein — protein sequence MSITIRNNTPLRGIVPPMVTPLNSDGSLDVNSTKKLIEHLISGGVHGIFILGTTGEFSGLSYRTRKEMIINTCDIVAGRIPVLVGITDVSLEESVELADYSYKAGAYAVVVAPPFYMNIDQQEMYSYFNQLADSISLPMFLYNMPSHTKLTIELDTVVRLSSHQRIIGLKDSSAHAVYFQSLCHAFNDQEEFALMVGPEEMMAETVLMRGYGGVCGGANLFPQLYVALYEAAVNRDFDTIKELQAIVMEISKGIYQLGGYKSSYMKGLKTALSFMGLAQAQFAPPLYPFSALEVEELKKIYNQITAKLTILEVQQ from the coding sequence ATGTCTATAACAATTAGAAACAATACGCCCTTAAGAGGTATAGTACCTCCTATGGTGACTCCACTAAATAGTGACGGATCACTAGATGTAAATAGTACGAAGAAACTAATTGAGCATCTAATTTCTGGTGGTGTTCATGGTATTTTTATTCTCGGTACTACAGGAGAATTTTCAGGATTAAGTTATCGAACCCGTAAGGAGATGATCATTAATACTTGTGATATAGTAGCTGGGAGAATTCCAGTTTTAGTTGGGATTACGGATGTTTCTTTAGAAGAAAGCGTTGAGTTGGCCGACTATTCCTATAAAGCGGGTGCCTATGCAGTAGTGGTGGCCCCTCCATTTTATATGAATATTGACCAGCAGGAGATGTATTCCTATTTCAACCAATTAGCAGACTCCATATCACTGCCCATGTTTCTGTACAACATGCCCTCTCATACCAAACTTACTATTGAATTGGATACTGTTGTTAGACTTTCTTCACACCAACGCATCATAGGGCTTAAAGACAGCTCTGCACATGCAGTATACTTTCAGTCGCTATGCCATGCTTTCAACGATCAGGAAGAGTTTGCACTTATGGTCGGTCCAGAGGAAATGATGGCTGAAACTGTTTTGATGAGAGGTTATGGCGGAGTTTGTGGAGGTGCAAATTTATTTCCTCAACTATATGTAGCCCTTTATGAAGCGGCAGTAAATAGGGATTTTGATACTATAAAAGAGCTCCAAGCAATAGTAATGGAAATCAGCAAAGGCATCTATCAACTGGGTGGCTATAAATCTAGTTATATGAAAGGGTTAAAAACTGCACTTTCTTTTATGGGACTTGCCCAAGCACAGTTTGCTCCTCCCCTATACCCATTTTCTGCCTTGGAAGTAGAAGAATTGAAAAAGATTTATAATCAAATTACGGCCAAACTCACTATTCTTGAAGTGCAGCAATAA